A portion of the Aricia agestis chromosome 1, ilAriAges1.1, whole genome shotgun sequence genome contains these proteins:
- the LOC121733871 gene encoding facilitated trehalose transporter Tret1-like yields the protein MFAWPSTTLKLFASTNTTLNRPMTETELALFGSLSSVTALIGTPVSGFLMDYLGRKYSTIIFSLPQVFAWTLIIINRNVETILAAMCISGLGGCLFNLTPVYISEICHENIRGTMTACSIIFYGIGILLSYVLGAYLSFEAMNYACLTLSVAGILLLTLVKESPTYLLQKGLDKEAASAIAFYRGTKPDSKEVLEEMAIIKKTLNPEIDDEESPENEKLNDTVKSPEKLGLIQFIKKSKSTQMGLFIIIALYTFAIFQGLVVAQVYAEPLFQEAMPTISATISSVTFAVINTVVGFVAAYLTDLTGRRPLMIYSSFVTGISCVLLGSQIHLHWGPHWLTGVFLYAFCIFYTAGAGTVPYVIVAELFLPEVRSVFTMVVVEWAWICNFIILFIFNPLVEAIGLGCVFYLFGAICFASAVFAIVYVPETKGLTVDVIQTLLVRKKHY from the exons ATGTTCGCCTGGCCTTCAACTACACTGAAGCTCTTTGCATCGACAAACACGACTTTGAATCGTCCAATGACCGAAACTGAGCTAGCTCTCTTTGGAAGTTTGTCTTCAGTTACTGCCCTTATTGGCACACCAGTTTCGGGATTCCTTATGGATTATCTGGGAAGAAAATATAGCACTATAATTTTTAGTTTACCTCAAGTT TTTGCCTGGACCCTCATAATCATAAACAGGAACGTAGAGACAATACTAGCCGCGATGTGTATATCTGGTTTAGGCGGATGTCTCTTCAATTTGACACCGGTGTACATATCAGAAATATGTCACGAGAACATACGAGGAACTATGACAGCATGTTCCATTATCTTCTACGGTATTGGAATATTACTGTCTTATGTCCTAGGAGCGTATTTGTCCTTTGAGGCTATGAACTATGCCTGCTTGACTCTAAGCGTAGCTGGAATTTTATTGCTGACTTTGGTGAAAGAATCACCCACCTACTTGTTGCAGAAAGGATTGGATAAG GAAGCGGCTAGTGCAATAGCGTTTTATAGGGGAACGAAACCCGATTCAAAAGAGGTTTTAGAAGAAATGGCGATCATAAAGAAAACTCTAAATCCTGAAATAGATGACG AGGAGAGCCCAGAAAACGAAAAGCTGAACGACACAGTGAAATCTCCGGAGAAGCTTGGATTGATTCAATTTATAA AGAAGTCAAAATCTACACAAATGGGATTATTCATCATCATTGCTTTGTACACGTTCGCCATATTCCAAGGACTGGTAGTAGCTCAGGTGTACGCAGAGCCTTTGTTCCAAGAAGCTATGCCGACGATTTCAGCAACCATCTCGAGTGTGACATTTGCTGTGATAAATACGGTGGTTGGTTTCGTTGCAGCTTACTTGACAGACTTGACTGGTAGACGG CCTTTGATGATTTACTCATCGTTCGTGACCGGTATAAGCTGCGTTCTTCTGGGCTCTCAAATCCACTTGCACTGGGGACCACACTGGCTGACTGGAGTGTTTCTGTACGCCTTTTGTATTTTCTACACTGCTGGAGCAGGAACTGTGCCCTATGTGATTGTAGCCGAATTATTCTTACCAGAG GTTCGCAGCGTATTTACGATGGTTGTGGTGGAATGGGCGTGGATCTGCAACTTCATCATCCTGTTCATCTTCAACCCGCTGGTGGAGGCGATAGGTCTGGGCTGCGTCTTCTACCTCTTCGGCGCTATATGCTTCGCCTCTGCTGTATTCGCTATTGTCTACGTGCCCGAAACTAAAGGATTAACAGTTGACGTCATCCAAACACTCTTAGTTAGGAAGAAACATTATTAA